One Campylobacter sp. MIT 12-8780 DNA window includes the following coding sequences:
- the argB gene encoding acetylglutamate kinase, giving the protein MKTYLEKANTLIEALPYIRKFNSKIIVIKYGGSAMENEALKISVMQDIALLKLVGLKPVIVHGGGKEITSMCEKLNVKSEFKNGLRISSKEAVEVAEMVLFKINKTLVQNLECQGVKALGICGKDGGLLHCEKQDESLGFVGRIKSVRQSVLKDLLEKDFLPIIAPIGMNENYESFNINADDVACEVAKALRAEKLVFLSDVEGLYKNYEDKNSLISRIGIKEAKELIKHTQGGMLVKLNSCVDALENGVKRVHILDGRVKHSLLLEIFTDDGLGTLIGGDL; this is encoded by the coding sequence ATGAAAACTTATCTTGAAAAAGCAAATACGCTCATTGAAGCTTTGCCATATATACGCAAGTTTAATTCTAAAATCATAGTGATTAAATACGGCGGATCGGCTATGGAAAATGAAGCCCTTAAAATCAGCGTTATGCAAGACATAGCCCTTTTAAAGCTTGTCGGCTTAAAGCCTGTTATCGTGCATGGTGGTGGTAAAGAAATCACTTCAATGTGCGAAAAACTCAATGTCAAAAGCGAATTTAAAAACGGGCTTAGAATAAGCTCAAAAGAAGCTGTAGAAGTGGCTGAAATGGTGCTTTTTAAGATCAATAAAACCTTAGTGCAAAACCTTGAATGTCAAGGCGTGAAAGCGCTTGGAATTTGTGGCAAAGATGGCGGGCTTTTGCATTGTGAAAAGCAAGATGAAAGTTTGGGCTTTGTAGGGCGTATCAAAAGCGTGCGCCAAAGTGTGCTTAAAGACTTGCTAGAAAAGGACTTTTTGCCTATCATCGCTCCTATTGGTATGAATGAAAACTACGAAAGTTTTAATATCAATGCTGATGATGTAGCGTGCGAGGTTGCAAAGGCTTTAAGGGCTGAAAAACTTGTGTTTTTAAGCGATGTCGAGGGACTTTATAAAAACTACGAGGATAAAAACTCACTCATCTCAAGGATAGGGATCAAAGAAGCAAAAGAGCTTATCAAGCACACACAAGGCGGTATGCTTGTAAAGCTTAATTCTTGCGTTGATGCCCTTGAAAATGGCGTAAAAAGAGTGCATATCTTGGACGGACGCGTTAAACACAGCCTTTTGCTTGAAATTTTTACAGATGATGGTTTAGGGACATTGATAGGAGGGGATTTATGA
- a CDS encoding DUF1425 domain-containing protein: MRKNLLILSLASLAFVFLACSSKEPNALEKRVQKHISFQGVEKQIVKEFNYKTNSNGLLEFELVLLSEDELKLSYQISWKDEDGFTLKTYQDGVFKDITLKENQEFLIQRVASDKDASDFRIILSEK, translated from the coding sequence ATGAGGAAAAATTTACTTATCTTAAGCCTTGCAAGTCTTGCTTTTGTCTTTCTTGCTTGCTCAAGTAAAGAACCAAACGCTTTAGAAAAAAGGGTGCAAAAGCACATTAGCTTTCAAGGCGTAGAAAAGCAAATCGTAAAAGAATTTAACTATAAAACCAATAGCAACGGCTTGCTTGAATTTGAACTTGTGCTTTTAAGTGAAGATGAGCTTAAACTCAGCTATCAAATTTCGTGGAAAGATGAAGACGGCTTTACACTTAAGACTTATCAAGATGGTGTGTTTAAAGACATTACGCTCAAAGAAAATCAAGAGTTTTTGATCCAAAGAGTAGCAAGCGATAAAGACGCTAGCGATTTTAGGATCATTTTAAGTGAAAAATAA